The DNA sequence AAATGGGCGACAGATTTTATAGAAACAGTTATAAAAACAGTAGCAGACCACGGTCCTGCGGTTTCTGGTGCGCATAATGCAAAAGTAACAGCACGTGCAGGTAAATCAGTTGTTGAATCACTTGTAACCGGTTTATTGACAATTGGTCCGAGATTTGGTGGTGCAATTGACGGTGCGGCAAAATATTTTAAATATGCTGATGATAACAATCTTTCTCCAAAAGAGTTTTTAGCATATATGAAAAGTGAAGGTGTACCAATTCCAGGTATCGGTCACCGTATTAAATCTCTTAAAAATCCGGATCTTCGTGTTACGGGTCTTATGAATTACGCAGCAGAACATTTTCCAAGTACTCCACTTCTGGATTATGCAAAAACTGTTGAAGCGTTAACAACATCAAAAAAAGAGAATCTTATCTTAAATGTTGATGGTACTATAGGTATTTTAATGGTTGATATGTGGAGAGCACTGGGATACTCTGAAGAAGAAATTAATGAATTTATCGAATCAGGTACTCTTAACTCTTTCTTTATCGTCGGCCGTTCAATAGGTTTTATCGGGCACGTTCTTGATGAAAAACGTCTTGCTATGCCAATGTACAGACATCCGATGGATGATATTCTTTACGATGTAAAAAAAGCAGAAAAAATTTAATTATTCTGCATGAGACAAAGAGGTTACTCTTTGTCTCATCTTCATTCCTTTTCCCCTTTTTATTCTATTCTGATATACTACACTCATGAAAAAAGCTTTTACTCTTTTAGAAATTGTTTTTGTGGTGGTTGTAATTGGTATATTGGCAGCAGTTATAATTCCGCATACCAAGACCAATCCTTTACAGGAAGCAGCTATACAATTGGTTTCCCATATAAGGTATACGCAGCATTTGGCAATTATTGATGACAAGTTTGATGCGAATGAGCCATACTGGTTTAGGCAAAAGTGGCAATTGGCATTTTCCACGGCTGCCGGAACAAACTCTTATATGATATTTTCGGATTCTCCTGCCAAAATTGGTGGAGCGTATGATGGTAATCCAAGCGCGAACAATACATATACTGATGTGGAAGTAGCACAAAATCCGCTAAAAAAAGGTAAGTATTTGATTGGTGTTGCAAATAATAATTTTGACAATTCTGAAACAAAACATCTTTCAAAAGAGTTGGACATAGGCAAGAAATATAGTATTGCTGCTATTACAGTGACAGGAGGAAGCACAGGTTCAGGAGCAAGAAGAATTTTGTTTGATCATATAGGCAGACCATACAGAGGGAATACAAGTTCAACTTCTATGGTTGCTTTAAATTCTGCTGTTGATAGAATTGCGACATCAGCAATTTATATAAAGCTTTGTTTGGATGTTTGTATTAATCCAAAAACGAGTGCGAACAACAGGAATGAGATTGTAATTAAAATAGAACCGGAAACCGGGTATGCACACATATTATAGCTATAGACGTGAAAAAAATATTAAGAAACAGTAACTTCAAAAACTTTTTAAAAAACCCACCAAACATTAAGCAGTCTCTAAGCAATACTCCCCTATAATTCCCATCCACAAACAGAGAGACCTGATTTAAAAGGCCTAGAGAGACTTCAAGTAGAAGCTTTTAAAAATGTTTGAGATCATTGAAAACTAAGCAAGTAAGAGACTTTTTAACTTTAGAGTTAAAGAGATAAATTACTTAGAAATAACTAATAAACAACAACCGTCTATTCTATTTTGAAATCCATACAGGCTTGCCTGTATGGTTCCCTTAATAGTAATAGATAACTATACAGTCTAGTAATAGAACCTTAAGCAGTTTTATTAAGACTTAAAATAACAAAGCCAATGATTTAATAATCTTGGGCAAAAGATCAGTAATAAGTTTACTTATCTTTCTGTAATAACAATTATGGAGAGTTTGATCCTGGCTCAGAATGAACGCTGGCGGCGTGCTTAACACATGCAAGTCGAACGGTAACAGATGGTAGCTTGCTACTATGCTGACGAGTGGCGCACGGGTGAGTAATATATAGATAATGTGCCCCTTGGACCGGGATAGCCATTGGAAACGATGATTAATACCGGATACTCCTTCTTATCACAAGATAAGTCGGGAAATGGATTCCGCCAAGGGATCGGTCTATATCCCATCAGCTAGTTGGTAGTGTAAGAGACTACCAAGGCGATGACGGGTAGCGGGTTTGAGAGGATGATCCGCCACACTGGTACTGAGACACGGACCAGACTCCTACGGGAGGCAGCAGTGAGGAATATTGCACAATGGGGGAAACCCTGATGCAGCAACGCCGCGTGGAGGATGACGCATTTCGGTGTGTAAACTCCTTTTATATGTCAAGAAAATGACGGTAGCATATGAATAAGCACCGGCTAACTCCGTGCCAGCAGCCGCGGTAATACGGAGGGTGCAAGCGTTATTCGGAATCACTGGGCGTAAAGGACGCGTAGGCGGGTTGGCAAGTCAGATGTGAAATCCTACAGCTTAACTGTAGAACTGCATTTGAAACTGCCGACCTAGAGTATGGGAGGGGGAGATGGAATTAGTGGTGTAGGGGTAAAATCCGTAGATATCACTAGGAATACCGAAAGCGAAGGCGATCTCCTGGAACATAACTGACGCTAAGGCGTGAAAGCGTGGGGAGCAAACAGGATTAGATACCCTGGTAGTCCACGCCCTAAACGATGTTCACTAGTCGTCGCTCTGCTAGTCAGGGCGGTGATGCACTTAACAGATTAAGTGAACCGCCTGGGGAGTACGGTCGCAAGATTAAAACTCAAAGGAATAGACGGGGACCCGCACAAGTGGTGGAGCATGTGGTTTAATTCGAAGATACGCGAAGAACCTTACCTAGCCTTGACATTGAGAGAACCTGCCAGAGATGGCGGGGTGCCCTTTTGGGAGCTCGAAAACAGGTGCTGCACGGCTGTCGTCAGCTCGTGTCGTGAGATGTTGGGTTAAGTCCCGCAACGAGCGCAACCCTCGTCCTTAGTTGCTAGCAGGTTAAGCTGAGCACTCTAAGGAGACTGCCTTCGTAAGGAGGAGGAAGGTGAGGACGACGTCAAGTCATCATGGCCCTTATGGCTAGGGCTACACACGTGCTACAATGGGGCGTACAGAGTGTTGCGATACCGCGAGGTGGAGCTAATCACTTAAAGCGTCTCTCAGTTCGGATTGGAGTCTGCAACTCGACTCCATGAAGCTGGAATCACTAGTAATCGTAGATCAGCAATGCTACGGTGAATACGTTCCCGGGTCTTGTACTCACCGCCCGTCACACCATGGGAGTTGATTTCACCCGAAATCGGGAAGCCAACCTTCGGGGGGCTACCGCTTACGGTGGAATTAGCGACTGGGGTGAAGTCGTAACAAGGTAACCGTAGGAGAACCTGCGGTTGGATCACCTCCTTTCTAGAGTAAAGAAGAGTCATTCGTTTGACTACTTCATTCAAAAGAAAATCTCACACGAGAAATAGTTTATTAGTTGTTTCAAAAGTTACTTACTTGCTTAGTTTTCAGTGATCTGTGTTCATTTGAATTACGATTATAAAATGGGGAATTAGCTCAGCTGGGAGAGCGCCTGCCTTGCACGCAGGAGGTCAGCGGTTCGATCCCGCTATTCTCCACCATTTTTGAGAATTTGCACTTGAAAAATCTACTTACGTACAAAAGTACGCTACGCAGATTTTTCAAGCACAACTTCTTCAAAAATCAAACAAGTTTCTAAATTAAATATAAGTTCTTAAAGTCATAAGAATTTATATTTGGTTTAAAAACCAAACGATCATTAAATTACAATTGTTAAAGTCAACAACTTTAATTATAGAGATATAATTAAAAACTAAATAACTACAATAACAGATCATTCATCTTGTTTAATGTATTCATACATTAAATAAGGTAGTGAACGCAACATAGAATAAAAAGATATTAAGGGCCATAGGTGGATGCCTTGGCTAGTAGAGGCGATGAAAGACGTACTAGGCTGCGAAAAGTCTCGGGGAGCTGCCAAGAAGCTTTGATCCGGGAATTTCTGAATGGGGCGACCCAGCACGGAGCGATTCGTGTTACCACCTTCGGGTGGGGCGAACTTGGGGAAGTGAAACATCTCAGTACCCAAAGGAAGAGAAATCAAACGAGATTCCGAGAGTAGCGGCGAGCGAAATTGGAATAGGGCGCATACATTTAGCATATTTGTTAGCAGAACATTCTGGAAAGGATGAGCATAGAGGGTGATACTCCCGTAAGCGAAAACATTTATGTGGAACTAAGGTATGGAACGAGTAGGTCGGGACACGTGTTATCTTGACTGAATATGGGGGGACCACCCTCCAACCCTAAATACTACTACTAGACCGATAGCGAACAAGTACCGTGAGGGAAAGGTGAAAAGGACCGCGGTGAGCGGAGTGAAATAGAACCTGAAACCTATGGCTTACAATCATTCGGAGCACTATTAAATAAGTGTGACGGACTGCCTTTTGCATAATGAGCCTGCGAGTTGTGGTATCTGGCAAGGTTAATCGAACGAGAAGCCGTAGCGAAAGCGAGTCTTAATAGGGCGACATAGTCAGATGCTGCAGACCCGAAACTGAGTGATCTATCCATGAGCAGGTTGAAGCTGGTGTAAGAGCCAGTGGAGGACCGAACCCGTAGAAGTTGAAAATTCTTGGGATGACTTGTGGATAGGGGTGAAAGGCCAATCAAACTCAGTGATAGCTGGTTCTCTCCGAAATATATTTAGGTATAGCCTCGAGCATTAGCGTATAGGGGTAGAGCACTGACAGGGCTAGGGCTGCTTACCGCGGTACCAAACCCTATCAAACTCCGAATACTATACGTGTAACCTCGGGAGTCAGGCGTAGGGTGATAAAATCCTATGTCGAGAGGGGAACAACCCAGACTAACAGCTAAGGTCCCAAAGTTTTATCTAAGTGGAAAAGGATGTGGAGTTGCTGTGACAACCAGGAGGTTGGCTTAGAAGCAGCCATCCTTTAAAGAAAGCGTAACAGCTCACTGGTCTAGCGATTCTGCGCCGAAAATATAACGGGGCTAAGATAAACACCGAAGCTTTAGATTTACAGTTTACTGTAAGTGGTAGGAGAGCGTTCCATTCAGCGCTGAAGGTATACCGGTAAGGAGTACTGGAGCGGATGGAAGTGAGCATGCAGGCATGAGTAGCGAGAAAAGAAGTGAGAATCTTCTTCGCCGTAAACCCAAGGTTTCCTACGCGATGCTCGTCATCGTAGGGTTAGTCGGGACCTAAGTCGAGTCCGAAAGGGGTAGACGATGGCAAATCGGTTAATATTCCGATACCGACATTACATCGTTTGAGTGATGGGGGGACGCATAGAGTTAAAGGGGGTCACTGATGGAATAGTGGCTCGAAGGACGTAGGTCGTAGCGTAGGCAAATCCGCGCTACATGAGACCGAGATCTGACAGGCTGGTCAATCTTTTCGGAGAGCGACCAGAACCCTTGATACTGTCGTGCCGAGAAAAGCCTCTAAACGAGATGTAATGTTGCCCGTACCGTAAACCGACACAGGTGGGTGAGATGAGTATTCTAAGGCGCGTGGATGAACCCTTGTTAAGGAACTCTGCAAACTAGCACCGTATCTTCGGTATAAGGTGTGCCCTAAGTGTTAGGAGATTTACTCTCCAAAGCACTGACGGGTCGCAGCAAAGAGTCCCTCCCGACTGTTTACCAAAAACACAGCACTCTGCTAACACGTAAGTGGATGTATAGGGTGTGACGCCTGCCCGGTGCTCGAAGGTTAAAAGGATTGCTTAGCTTCGGCGAAGGCATGAATTGAAGCCCGAGTAAACGGCGGCCGTAACTATAACGGTCCTAAGGTAGCGAAATTCCTTGTCGGTTAAATACCGACCTGCATGAATGGCGTAACGAGATGGGAGCTGTCTCAACAAGGGATCCAGTGAAATTGTAGTGGAGGTGAAAATTCCTCCTACCCGCGGAAAGACGGAAAGACCCCGTGCACCTTTACTATAGCTTGACACTGCTATTGGGATATTCATGTGCAGGATAGGTGGGAGCCGTTGAATCCAGGACGCCAGTTCTGGAGGAGGCATCCTTGAGATACCACCCTTGAATATTCTGATAGCTAACTCCGTACGATTATCTCGTGCGAGGACAATGTCTGGTGGGTAGTTTGACTGGGGCGGTCGCCTCCTAAAAAGTAACGGAGGCTTACAAAGTTCGGCTCAGAAGGGTTGGAAATCCTTCGTAGAGTATAATGGCATAAGCCGGACTGACTGTGAGACATACAAGTCGAGCAGAGTCGAAAGACGGTCATAGTGATCCGGTGGTTCTGTGTGGAAGGGCCATCGCTCAAAGGATAAAAGGTACGCCGGGGATAACAGGCTGATCTCCCCCAAGAGCTCACATCGACGGGGAGGTTTGGCACCTCGATGTCGGCTCATCGCATCCTGGGGCTGGAGCAGGTCCCAAGGGTATGGCTGTTCGCCATTTAAAGCGGTACGCGAGCTGGGTTCAGAACGTCGTGAGACAGTTCGGTCCCTATCTTCCGTGGGCGTAGGAACGTTGAGGAGAGCTGACCCTAGTACGAGAGGACCGGGTTGGACGTGCCACTGGTGCACCAGTTGTCCTGCCAAGGGCATAGCTGGGTAGCTACGCACGGATGAGATAACCGCTGAAAGCATCTAAGCGGGAAGCCAACTCCAAGATGAACGTTCCCTGAAGTACGCTTGAAGACTACAAGCTTGATAGGCTGGATGTGTACGCACAGCAATGTGTTTAGCTGACCAGTACTAATAGTACGTTTGTCTTTTTACCAAGTTCTTAAATGAACACAATTGCTTCACTACCTTATTTAGTGTATATATACTAATAAGAGATATGTTAAGAAGTTATTTAGTATGACGGAAACAAGGTTTTAACCTTGCCTTTTAGGCTTTTAAGCCAATTAGCCCAGACTGAAGTCTGGGTTCCGAAGAGTT is a window from the Sulfurimonas hydrogeniphila genome containing:
- a CDS encoding prepilin-type N-terminal cleavage/methylation domain-containing protein, whose amino-acid sequence is MKKAFTLLEIVFVVVVIGILAAVIIPHTKTNPLQEAAIQLVSHIRYTQHLAIIDDKFDANEPYWFRQKWQLAFSTAAGTNSYMIFSDSPAKIGGAYDGNPSANNTYTDVEVAQNPLKKGKYLIGVANNNFDNSETKHLSKELDIGKKYSIAAITVTGGSTGSGARRILFDHIGRPYRGNTSSTSMVALNSAVDRIATSAIYIKLCLDVCINPKTSANNRNEIVIKIEPETGYAHIL